In Halobaculum magnesiiphilum, the following proteins share a genomic window:
- a CDS encoding dolichol kinase — MGELKRRAVHASGTGFPAIYLLGLVTWRQLQALLLVATAGVFVLEFLRLVVGVEWPPLDRVYDELTREYEADNVAGYALFMVGATVAALAFAPPYGPEIVAFEPPIAVSAILMLSIGDPISGYLGSNDATTAKEVGVLGVMFLVCFALAVPITVLHAGTVVGVAAAAAGALGATVADGVKPVVRGYVVDDNLTIPPAAGAAMTAVFLLAA, encoded by the coding sequence ATGGGGGAGCTGAAGCGGCGGGCGGTTCACGCCTCCGGGACCGGGTTCCCGGCGATCTACCTGCTCGGGCTCGTCACCTGGCGACAGCTACAGGCGCTCCTGCTGGTCGCGACGGCCGGCGTGTTTGTGTTGGAGTTCCTCCGACTCGTCGTCGGCGTGGAGTGGCCGCCGCTGGACCGCGTGTACGACGAGCTGACGCGGGAGTACGAGGCCGACAACGTCGCCGGCTATGCCCTGTTCATGGTGGGCGCGACCGTCGCGGCGCTGGCGTTCGCGCCGCCGTACGGGCCCGAGATCGTCGCCTTCGAGCCGCCGATCGCGGTGTCGGCGATCCTGATGCTGTCGATCGGCGACCCGATCTCCGGGTACCTCGGCAGCAACGACGCGACGACGGCCAAGGAGGTCGGCGTGCTGGGGGTGATGTTCCTCGTGTGCTTCGCGCTCGCGGTGCCGATCACCGTCCTCCACGCGGGGACGGTCGTCGGCGTCGCCGCCGCGGCCGCGGGGGCGCTCGGGGCGACCGTCGCCGACGGCGTGAAGCCGGTGGTCCGCGGCTACGTGGTCGACGACAACCTCACCATCCCGCCCGCCGCGGGGGCGGCGATGACCGCGGTGTTCCTGCTGGCGGCCTGA